A genomic window from Thiomonas arsenitoxydans includes:
- a CDS encoding BMP family ABC transporter substrate-binding protein, translating to MKSRLLALAAALGLATTLSAQPALADIAVGYVYVGAKTDGGYNEAQNAGRLYVQKDVPGVKTNFLENVPENAQVTQAMERMIGAGDKIIFATSYGYLSYALELAKKYPKVTFMHCYGDKRAANLGTYSAETYEAMYLAGIAAGKATKTGKIGFVAAHPIPPVLQNINALALGAQSVNPKATVTVVYTGSWNDPAKDVASVNALVDQGVDVVASHVDSPIPVIEAAKKRGIKVVGYHFNDMKFDPQGWLTGVVENWGPVMADVVKQVEAGTWKSEAIHGNLKSGTTQLAPFGPSVEAATRTLIEAKKKEIEDGKLHVWAGPIEAQDGTVLAAKGQSLSPDKIASMDFFVKGVIGNTK from the coding sequence ATGAAATCTCGTCTTCTCGCCCTAGCTGCAGCCCTCGGTCTGGCCACCACCCTCTCAGCCCAACCAGCCCTGGCCGACATCGCCGTGGGCTATGTCTACGTCGGCGCCAAAACCGACGGCGGCTATAACGAAGCGCAGAACGCCGGTCGGCTGTATGTGCAAAAAGATGTGCCGGGCGTGAAGACCAACTTCCTAGAAAACGTGCCCGAGAATGCGCAGGTAACCCAGGCGATGGAGCGCATGATCGGCGCCGGCGACAAGATCATCTTCGCTACGAGTTATGGCTATCTGTCGTATGCACTCGAATTGGCGAAGAAATACCCCAAGGTAACTTTCATGCATTGCTACGGCGACAAGCGCGCCGCGAACCTGGGCACCTATTCCGCTGAAACCTACGAGGCCATGTATCTGGCTGGCATCGCGGCGGGCAAGGCGACCAAGACCGGCAAGATCGGCTTTGTAGCGGCGCACCCGATTCCGCCAGTGCTGCAGAACATCAATGCCTTGGCTTTGGGTGCGCAGTCGGTCAATCCCAAAGCGACAGTGACCGTTGTTTACACGGGCTCGTGGAACGATCCGGCCAAAGACGTGGCTTCGGTGAATGCCCTGGTCGACCAAGGCGTGGATGTTGTTGCGTCGCACGTCGACTCGCCGATTCCGGTGATCGAGGCGGCGAAGAAGCGCGGCATCAAGGTGGTGGGTTACCACTTCAACGATATGAAGTTCGATCCGCAGGGCTGGCTGACCGGGGTAGTCGAGAACTGGGGACCGGTCATGGCGGACGTGGTCAAGCAGGTCGAGGCCGGTACCTGGAAGTCCGAGGCCATTCACGGCAATCTGAAGTCCGGAACCACCCAGTTGGCGCCGTTTGGGCCGTCTGTCGAAGCGGCCACGCGCACGTTGATCGAAGCGAAGAAGAAGGAAATCGAGGACGGCAAGCTGCATGTGTGGGCCGGCCCGATCGAGGCGCAGGATGGCACGGTACTGGCCGCCAAAGGGCAGAGCCTGAGCCCGGACAAAATCGCGTCGATGGACTTCTTTGTCAAGGGCGTGATTGGCAATACCAAGTGA
- a CDS encoding ABC transporter permease, with amino-acid sequence MNIAAWFGLLSIALLMATPVLLAMLGEMLTQRTGIVNLGVEGQMLVGAAAGFAVTYASGSPWLGMLVGALAGMALSSVHALLCLGLGVNQIASGLAIFFLGNGLSAFYGAPLVGQQISGFHSLAHGWLGHLPIVGSFLGQLTPTVYLALILVLLCGLFLYRTQWGLVWRATGESADALRMLGKKPVALRIAGILTGGLFTGLAGAALSVDYTRTWVEQMTAGRGLLAVGLVIVARWNPWLALPVALIYGLSEALALRLQSMGADISPYLLGTLPYLVPLVVLLLSYRASQRGTSMPQELVGVFRGMA; translated from the coding sequence ATGAACATTGCCGCCTGGTTTGGGCTCTTGTCCATCGCTTTGCTCATGGCCACGCCGGTGTTGCTGGCGATGCTGGGCGAAATGCTGACGCAGCGCACCGGTATCGTCAACCTAGGCGTCGAGGGACAGATGCTGGTGGGTGCCGCCGCAGGCTTTGCAGTCACCTACGCCAGTGGCAGCCCCTGGTTGGGGATGCTGGTGGGGGCGCTGGCAGGCATGGCCTTGTCGTCGGTTCACGCGCTGCTTTGCCTTGGATTGGGGGTCAACCAGATAGCAAGCGGGCTGGCCATTTTCTTTCTCGGCAACGGCCTGTCAGCGTTCTACGGCGCACCACTGGTGGGACAGCAGATTTCCGGTTTTCACAGCCTCGCGCACGGCTGGCTGGGGCACTTGCCCATCGTTGGCAGCTTTCTCGGCCAGCTCACGCCCACCGTGTATCTGGCGCTGATTCTGGTGCTGCTCTGCGGCCTGTTTCTCTACCGCACGCAATGGGGCCTGGTGTGGCGCGCCACTGGCGAGTCGGCCGACGCATTGCGTATGTTGGGCAAGAAGCCCGTCGCGCTGCGCATTGCGGGCATTCTTACCGGCGGCTTGTTCACCGGACTCGCGGGAGCGGCGCTGTCGGTGGACTACACCCGCACCTGGGTCGAGCAGATGACGGCGGGTCGCGGCCTCCTAGCTGTCGGTCTGGTCATCGTTGCACGCTGGAACCCCTGGCTGGCGCTGCCGGTGGCGCTGATCTACGGCCTGTCGGAAGCGCTGGCGCTACGGCTGCAGTCCATGGGGGCCGACATCTCACCGTACCTGCTTGGCACCTTGCCGTACCTGGTGCCGCTCGTTGTTCTGCTGCTGAGCTACCGGGCCAGCCAGCGCGGAACGTCCATGCCACAAGAACTCGTCGGCGTGTTTCGTGGCATGGCTTGA
- a CDS encoding ABC transporter permease yields MKSFLALPWVDRAFVPVAGTLVFLLLAAVFFQLNGYAPLQIFSQMVQGAFGNAFSTNTTLSKTIPILFCAMATALPARMGLVSVGAEGQLYFGALTGTAVVLAITAAPFWELFPAALLLALLGGALWGAIPGVLRAALGVNETIVTILMNYIAIKIVEYAVYGPWKDAANLGWPATIAFPDAAKFPSLHLGALSSNWALVLAVLLAIVLHVLVEKSRWGTGLSLLRSNPRVARMAGLSYTRHAIAVMALAGSLAGLAGWVQAANVQTHLQPDISSGYGYIGFLVAWLAGQNFLRIIPLALIMGGLLSSGDALQLFAQLPFSNTLVMQALLFISVLGVGAWRAKHRSVA; encoded by the coding sequence ATGAAATCGTTTCTGGCACTGCCGTGGGTCGATCGGGCGTTTGTGCCGGTGGCTGGAACACTCGTGTTTCTGTTGCTGGCGGCGGTGTTCTTCCAGCTCAACGGCTATGCGCCGTTGCAGATTTTCAGTCAGATGGTGCAGGGCGCGTTCGGCAATGCCTTCTCCACCAACACCACGCTGAGCAAGACCATCCCCATTCTGTTTTGCGCCATGGCCACGGCCTTGCCCGCGCGCATGGGCCTGGTGTCCGTGGGGGCCGAAGGGCAGTTGTATTTCGGCGCGCTCACCGGCACCGCGGTAGTGCTGGCCATAACGGCTGCACCCTTCTGGGAACTGTTTCCCGCAGCACTGCTGCTGGCGCTGCTGGGCGGCGCCCTTTGGGGCGCCATTCCCGGCGTGCTGCGTGCGGCGCTGGGCGTGAACGAAACCATCGTCACCATCCTGATGAACTACATCGCCATCAAGATTGTGGAATACGCGGTGTATGGGCCGTGGAAAGATGCGGCCAATCTCGGCTGGCCGGCCACCATCGCCTTTCCTGACGCTGCCAAGTTTCCGTCCTTGCATCTCGGCGCCCTGTCCAGTAACTGGGCGCTGGTGCTGGCTGTGCTGCTCGCCATCGTGCTGCATGTGCTGGTGGAAAAGAGCCGCTGGGGCACGGGCTTGTCGCTGCTTCGAAGCAACCCGCGCGTGGCGCGCATGGCCGGGCTCTCCTACACCCGCCATGCGATTGCCGTCATGGCGCTGGCGGGCAGTCTTGCCGGCCTTGCGGGCTGGGTGCAGGCGGCCAATGTGCAGACTCACCTGCAGCCCGACATCTCGTCTGGCTACGGCTATATCGGCTTTCTGGTCGCCTGGCTGGCGGGGCAAAACTTTCTGCGCATCATTCCGTTGGCGTTGATCATGGGCGGGTTGCTGTCCTCGGGCGATGCCTTGCAGCTTTTCGCCCAACTGCCGTTTTCCAACACCTTGGTGATGCAGGCGTTGCTGTTCATCAGCGTGCTCGGCGTGGGGGCCTGGCGCGCCAAACACAGGAGCGTCGCATGA
- a CDS encoding ABC transporter ATP-binding protein: MKVELIDISKRFGPVQANDAVSLEIGEGEVLALLGENGAGKSTLMKVLYGYYRADSGQVLLGGREVDIASPRDAMALGIGMVFQQFSVIPALTVLDNLLLAYPDAPLWHGRGNTAKVLRLLAEFAPGVAPQRLVSELSVGQRQQVELVKVLNLDARLIILDEPTSVLAPEEVQRLHAVVRKLADTGRSVVFITHKLEDVRACAHRVAVMRAGKLVAQADARGMDAAKLVTLMVGDASLKPVAQTAPPASAVARISLRNLRCSTESLSLEGIDLDIAPGEVLGVAGVSGNGQDLLADAATGMVNLQEGDVLLDGEVLHSRDTRQPHDARQGYIPEYPLKNAVAAEMRNSLNLALRGLLRLPLFPRWAKLDARADALMERYDVRPRQSGLASGRLSGGNLQKLVIARELSEPRQFIVACYPTMGLDLHATQAVYDELFRQAAAGAAILWISEDLDDLLRYAHRIAVLYHGRIAGVLTAGEADRVRLGHLMTHGEAA, encoded by the coding sequence ATGAAAGTCGAGCTCATCGACATCAGCAAGCGCTTTGGCCCGGTGCAGGCCAATGATGCCGTGTCGCTTGAGATTGGCGAAGGTGAAGTGCTGGCGCTGCTCGGCGAGAACGGCGCGGGCAAGAGCACACTGATGAAGGTGCTTTATGGCTACTACCGCGCTGACAGCGGGCAGGTGCTGCTGGGCGGACGAGAGGTGGACATTGCTTCACCACGCGACGCCATGGCCCTGGGCATCGGCATGGTGTTCCAGCAGTTCAGCGTCATTCCCGCGCTTACGGTACTGGATAACCTGCTGCTGGCCTATCCCGATGCACCGTTGTGGCATGGCCGCGGCAATACCGCCAAGGTCTTGCGACTGCTGGCCGAGTTTGCTCCGGGGGTGGCGCCGCAGCGATTGGTTTCGGAGTTGTCGGTGGGGCAGAGGCAGCAGGTGGAACTGGTCAAGGTGCTCAATCTTGACGCCCGTCTGATCATCCTCGACGAACCCACATCGGTCCTGGCCCCTGAAGAGGTGCAGCGTCTGCACGCTGTGGTGCGCAAGCTGGCCGATACCGGGCGCAGCGTGGTGTTCATCACCCACAAATTGGAGGACGTGCGCGCCTGTGCGCATCGTGTGGCGGTCATGCGCGCGGGCAAACTGGTGGCGCAGGCCGATGCGCGCGGTATGGACGCCGCCAAACTGGTGACGCTGATGGTGGGTGATGCCAGCTTGAAGCCGGTGGCGCAGACCGCGCCGCCAGCCAGTGCGGTGGCGCGCATCAGCCTGCGCAACTTGCGCTGCAGCACGGAATCGTTGTCGCTGGAGGGCATTGACCTCGACATCGCCCCGGGCGAAGTGCTGGGGGTTGCTGGGGTGTCGGGCAATGGGCAGGATCTGTTGGCAGACGCAGCCACCGGCATGGTGAACTTGCAAGAGGGCGACGTGCTGCTCGACGGCGAAGTGCTTCACAGCCGCGACACTCGCCAGCCGCACGATGCGCGCCAGGGCTATATCCCGGAATATCCGCTGAAAAACGCCGTGGCAGCAGAGATGCGCAACAGCCTGAATCTCGCGCTGCGTGGCCTGCTGCGCTTGCCGCTGTTTCCGCGCTGGGCCAAGCTGGATGCACGCGCTGATGCGCTGATGGAGCGCTATGACGTGCGCCCACGCCAGAGCGGCCTGGCGTCGGGTCGCCTGTCGGGCGGCAATCTGCAGAAGCTGGTGATCGCACGCGAGTTGTCGGAGCCGCGCCAGTTCATCGTCGCGTGCTATCCCACCATGGGGTTGGACCTGCATGCGACGCAGGCGGTGTATGACGAGCTGTTCCGACAAGCTGCTGCTGGCGCCGCGATCCTGTGGATATCCGAAGACCTGGATGACCTGCTGCGCTATGCCCACCGAATTGCTGTGCTGTATCACGGGCGCATTGCCGGGGTGCTGACCGCGGGGGAGGCCGACCGCGTGCGCCTTGGCCATTTGATGACGCATGGGGAGGCTGCATGA
- a CDS encoding 5-formyltetrahydrofolate cyclo-ligase, which translates to MSESIASTASIDDTARWAGRNRDKDALRDEIWFALERMEVGVGPVRSRIPNFVGADRAAWRLAATPMWRDAGVVKCNPDPPQIPLRLRALYAGKQLYMPVPELERPYPFVLLDPVQLAARQVSFELAATSQGGVAHGVPVQFEELPTLDLVVVGCVAVTRLGGRTGKGGGFADLELGIFRELGKLSAGTPIVTTVHSCQVVAAQRLVMLGHDSALDWVFTEEESIRTDTPYPQPHGVAWDQVEPDQYRDIPFLGELRGRIEQGGAPKGSVGLSDRDI; encoded by the coding sequence ATGTCCGAAAGCATCGCATCCACAGCATCAATAGACGACACGGCGCGCTGGGCGGGCCGCAACCGTGATAAAGACGCCTTGCGTGACGAGATCTGGTTCGCGCTTGAGCGTATGGAGGTTGGCGTGGGGCCGGTGCGTAGCCGCATTCCGAATTTCGTCGGCGCAGACAGAGCCGCTTGGCGCCTAGCCGCCACCCCTATGTGGCGCGACGCAGGGGTGGTCAAGTGCAACCCGGACCCGCCACAGATTCCTCTGCGCCTGCGTGCGCTTTACGCCGGCAAGCAACTCTATATGCCGGTTCCTGAGTTGGAGCGTCCCTATCCCTTTGTACTGCTCGACCCGGTGCAGCTTGCCGCGCGCCAGGTCTCATTCGAGCTTGCCGCAACCTCCCAGGGAGGCGTGGCTCATGGCGTGCCGGTGCAGTTCGAGGAACTGCCGACTCTCGATCTGGTGGTGGTGGGCTGCGTGGCGGTAACCCGTCTCGGTGGGCGCACCGGCAAGGGCGGCGGTTTCGCTGACCTTGAACTTGGCATCTTCCGAGAACTTGGCAAGCTGTCTGCAGGCACCCCAATCGTCACGACGGTGCATTCCTGCCAAGTCGTGGCAGCGCAGCGTCTGGTGATGCTCGGCCACGATTCGGCGCTGGACTGGGTCTTCACCGAGGAAGAAAGCATTCGGACCGACACACCCTATCCACAGCCCCATGGGGTGGCCTGGGATCAGGTTGAACCCGATCAATATCGTGACATTCCGTTCCTCGGCGAACTACGCGGGCGGATCGAGCAGGGTGGGGCGCCGAAGGGCTCAGTGGGGCTCAGTGACCGTGACATTTGA
- a CDS encoding DUF4089 domain-containing protein — MQHTPTPSADAPSHIDTVRCAATQLDLVLTDDALQRVADQWARLQTMASALTQEPLGIADEPAPVFTP, encoded by the coding sequence ATGCAACACACACCGACACCCTCCGCCGACGCACCGTCCCACATCGACACGGTTCGATGCGCCGCGACACAACTCGACCTCGTGCTCACGGACGATGCCCTGCAGCGCGTCGCCGACCAATGGGCTCGCCTGCAGACCATGGCCTCCGCGCTGACGCAAGAGCCTTTGGGCATTGCAGATGAGCCCGCGCCGGTCTTTACGCCCTGA
- a CDS encoding AtzE family amidohydrolase has product MTTSNSSLALQVAGPLAQAIASGEISALEVTEQALARIAAVDGAINAFTAITAQRARDEARRIDALRAQGAPLPPLAGVPYAVKNLFDIFGLTTLAGSKLLATQSPATNDAVLVQRMQAAGAVLVGALNMDEFAYGFTTENSHYGPTRNPHDPTRSAGGSSGGSAAAIAAGMVPLALGSDTNGSIRVPSSLCGIFGIKPTFGRLSRSGSYPFVYNLDHLGAFARSVDDLALCYEALCAGEPPRSEALLRQSDTPLRVGQLGGYFDDHAGPQAREAVGMAAEALGARDPVNWVGVEAARSAAFLITAAEGGQLHLDHLRTQYDLMEPLSRDRLAAGSMLPAAWYAQAQRVRARFHARALELFSRYDLLIAAATPVSAQPLDSEGFELDGRMLPTRANMGLLTQPISCIGLPVVAAPIRHAPGAMPIGVQLIAPPWREDIALRAAKILESAGVAFATPVPI; this is encoded by the coding sequence ATGACGACCTCCAATTCATCCCTTGCGCTGCAAGTCGCCGGCCCCCTGGCTCAGGCCATTGCCTCCGGTGAGATCTCCGCCTTGGAAGTAACCGAACAGGCCTTGGCGCGTATCGCCGCAGTTGATGGCGCCATCAACGCCTTCACCGCCATCACGGCGCAGCGCGCACGCGACGAAGCGCGCAGAATCGACGCCCTGCGTGCGCAAGGCGCCCCGTTGCCGCCACTGGCCGGCGTGCCCTATGCGGTAAAGAACCTGTTCGACATCTTCGGGCTAACCACGCTCGCCGGCTCGAAACTACTGGCGACGCAGTCACCCGCCACAAACGACGCTGTGCTGGTGCAGCGCATGCAGGCCGCAGGCGCCGTCCTCGTAGGCGCGTTGAATATGGATGAATTCGCCTATGGCTTCACCACCGAAAACAGCCACTACGGACCGACGCGTAACCCGCATGACCCAACACGCAGCGCCGGTGGATCCTCGGGTGGAAGCGCCGCAGCGATTGCTGCGGGCATGGTGCCTCTCGCACTGGGTTCAGACACCAACGGTTCGATCCGCGTACCGTCCTCGCTATGCGGCATCTTCGGCATCAAGCCCACGTTTGGCAGGCTGTCACGCAGTGGCAGCTACCCCTTCGTCTACAACCTCGACCACCTCGGCGCTTTCGCGCGCAGCGTGGACGACCTTGCCCTGTGCTACGAAGCGCTTTGCGCGGGCGAACCGCCTCGATCTGAAGCCTTGCTGCGGCAGAGCGACACCCCTTTGCGCGTCGGTCAGCTCGGCGGCTATTTCGACGATCACGCCGGACCCCAAGCGCGTGAGGCCGTAGGCATGGCCGCCGAGGCCCTCGGCGCACGCGACCCAGTGAACTGGGTTGGCGTGGAAGCCGCCCGTTCCGCAGCCTTCCTCATCACAGCAGCCGAAGGCGGGCAACTGCACCTGGACCATCTGCGCACCCAGTACGACCTGATGGAGCCCCTTTCACGCGACCGCCTCGCGGCCGGGTCCATGCTCCCCGCCGCCTGGTATGCACAGGCCCAGCGCGTACGTGCTCGCTTTCATGCCCGCGCTCTGGAACTTTTCAGTCGTTACGACCTGCTCATCGCTGCGGCGACGCCGGTCTCGGCACAGCCCCTGGACAGCGAGGGCTTCGAACTCGACGGCCGCATGCTGCCCACCCGCGCCAATATGGGTCTGCTCACCCAGCCCATTTCCTGCATTGGCCTGCCCGTGGTCGCCGCTCCGATCCGGCATGCCCCGGGAGCCATGCCTATCGGCGTGCAACTCATCGCCCCGCCCTGGCGCGAGGACATCGCCCTGCGTGCAGCGAAAATACTTGAATCTGCAGGCGTGGCCTTCGCCACCCCCGTTCCAATCTGA
- the hpxZ gene encoding oxalurate catabolism protein HpxZ: MTPSAINLPDVLAEVEDMFARYEQALVSNDVASLDALFWNSPHTLRYGATENLYGFDAIAAFRAQRPGQGLARRIRHRSITTFGRDFAVANVEFERSNSPRVGRQSQTWVRFEQGWRVVAAHVSWMDTL; encoded by the coding sequence ATGACCCCATCCGCGATCAACCTCCCCGACGTCCTGGCCGAAGTCGAGGACATGTTCGCTCGCTACGAACAGGCGCTGGTGAGCAACGACGTCGCCAGCCTTGACGCCCTGTTCTGGAATTCGCCGCATACCCTGCGCTATGGTGCAACCGAGAACCTCTATGGATTCGACGCCATCGCGGCGTTTCGGGCCCAACGTCCGGGCCAAGGACTGGCGCGACGCATTCGCCACCGCTCCATTACCACCTTCGGCCGTGATTTTGCCGTGGCGAACGTTGAATTCGAACGCAGCAACAGCCCGCGCGTCGGACGCCAAAGCCAGACCTGGGTGCGCTTTGAGCAAGGGTGGCGCGTGGTTGCCGCGCATGTGAGCTGGATGGACACATTATGA
- a CDS encoding GntR family transcriptional regulator: MTTAAARTSHVAIKAKPAPKAASRAEEIYARLREEVFEFHLLPGQRFTETELAEHYVVSRTPVREALLRLQAEGLVRGYFRSGWEVVPIDFARFDHLYELRKLVEVHAVRKLSMRELATETQTMLDALAASWIVDKSARLSDARKISLLDEAFHTNLVAAAGNPEILRVHAEITDRIRIIRRLDFTYTHRVSTTYDEHAAILRAIQRHKPDQAELLIRAHIDRSQIETRKITLHRLQNIRTETQHDAAL, translated from the coding sequence ATGACAACTGCCGCAGCACGCACGAGCCACGTTGCAATCAAGGCCAAGCCCGCGCCCAAGGCGGCGTCGCGCGCAGAGGAAATCTACGCCCGCTTGCGCGAAGAAGTGTTTGAGTTTCACCTGTTACCCGGCCAGCGCTTCACGGAAACGGAGTTGGCCGAGCACTATGTCGTATCCCGCACCCCGGTGCGCGAAGCACTGCTGCGCTTGCAGGCTGAAGGGTTGGTACGCGGCTATTTCCGCAGCGGCTGGGAAGTCGTGCCGATCGACTTCGCTCGTTTCGACCATCTGTACGAATTGCGCAAGCTCGTTGAAGTGCACGCCGTTCGCAAGCTTTCCATGCGTGAACTGGCCACTGAAACGCAAACCATGCTGGATGCGCTGGCAGCATCCTGGATCGTGGACAAATCGGCGCGTCTGAGTGATGCCCGAAAGATCTCATTGCTGGATGAGGCCTTCCATACCAATCTGGTGGCTGCCGCGGGCAACCCAGAGATTCTGCGCGTGCATGCGGAAATCACCGATCGCATCCGCATCATCCGCCGCCTCGACTTCACCTATACCCATCGCGTCAGCACCACCTACGACGAGCATGCCGCCATCCTGCGTGCCATCCAGCGCCACAAGCCCGACCAGGCCGAACTGCTGATTCGAGCCCACATTGATCGCAGCCAG